ATCACTTCTTCAGAAGGAGTCAGGTCAGAATAATATAAGGTGAATCCTGCATAAATCTTTTTGGGATTTCTAATCAACTGAGGGTTGTTCTTCCAAATGTCTTTCCAACGGTCAGGTGTGCCATACAGTTTTTGTGATATGGACTTCAGAGTATCATTTTTGCGAATTTTATAAGGGGTTCCTTCTTTTTTAATGTGAACCTTCTTCACATTATGGATCGCCAGTTTTGTCCCCACGTGCATCTTTTCTGGGCTTTTCATTTTGCTTTGGTTTGCACGATAAATTTCACGCCAACGTAAATAGTTTCCATGCTTCTCAAAGGCAATCTTCATCAACGTATCACCTAATTTAACGATATAATTGATGGTTTTTCCACCTAAAGACGCTAACCCTTTCGCATCTTCACGAGAAGACCATGATTCTTCTCCTGCAGCGGAGCGATCATTAAAACCAAGAGGTCCCTTAGATCTGGCACGCATAGATTTCCCTAAAGGACCAGACGTTTCAGCAATCTCTAGAGGGTCTTCACCCAATTGATCATATTCCCTATCAGAGTACTCTTCTGTACCACCACGGGTATAGTGGTCCTGTCTGTAAACTCGCTTTGCTGATCCTATGATTTGAGAATTGATGGCTTGCACACCATACTCACCAAGCGGATCA
This portion of the Pseudobdellovibrionaceae bacterium genome encodes:
- a CDS encoding LysM peptidoglycan-binding domain-containing protein → MRLGKRPIVTIFLIAVFALGCSTIGGWVQRDEAFYQRALPAHQAPPLPVEVARDIERISEDGILINSPDPLGEYGVQAINSQIIGSAKRVYRQDHYTRGGTEEYSDREYDQLGEDPLEIAETSGPLGKSMRARSKGPLGFNDRSAAGEESWSSREDAKGLASLGGKTINYIVKLGDTLMKIAFEKHGNYLRWREIYRANQSKMKSPEKMHVGTKLAIHNVKKVHIKKEGTPYKIRKNDTLKSISQKLYGTPDRWKDIWKNNPQLIRNPKKIYAGFTLYYSDLTPSEEVIQREPTEAINTPPKVPSEVVTPQLETLRPQTPEVSTSETTSPISVKEEVSGMGEHAEGLVESLPDKKPASAVEEVPTDF